A window of the Pseudomonas fluorescens genome harbors these coding sequences:
- a CDS encoding OmpA family protein → MRKQLMIPALLAASVALAACSTPPNPNLEQARTNYAGLQANPQASKVAALETKDASDYLDKADKAYLDKEDQHKVDQLAYLTNQRVEVAKQTIALRTAENNLKNAAAQRAQARLDARDQQIKQLQDSLNAKQTDRGTLVTFGDVLFATNKAELKSSGLVNINKLAQFLQENPDRKVIVEGYTDSTGTANYNQSLSERRATSVQVALIKMGVDPSRIVAQGYGKEYPVADNGSVSGRAMNRRVEVTISNDNQPVVPRSAVSSTAH, encoded by the coding sequence ATGCGTAAACAACTGATGATCCCCGCTCTCCTGGCCGCAAGCGTTGCCCTGGCTGCCTGCTCGACACCGCCGAATCCGAACCTGGAACAGGCACGCACCAACTATGCCGGCCTGCAGGCCAACCCGCAGGCGAGCAAAGTCGCAGCGCTGGAAACCAAGGACGCCAGTGATTACCTGGACAAGGCCGACAAGGCTTATCTGGACAAGGAAGACCAGCACAAGGTCGACCAGCTGGCTTATCTGACCAACCAGCGCGTGGAAGTGGCCAAGCAGACCATCGCCCTGCGCACCGCTGAAAACAACCTGAAGAACGCCGCCGCCCAACGTGCCCAGGCCCGTCTGGATGCTCGCGATCAGCAGATCAAACAGCTGCAGGACAGCCTCAACGCCAAGCAGACCGATCGCGGTACGCTGGTGACCTTCGGTGACGTGCTGTTCGCCACCAACAAGGCCGAGCTGAAATCCAGCGGTCTGGTGAACATCAACAAACTGGCGCAGTTCCTCCAGGAAAACCCTGACCGCAAAGTGATCGTCGAGGGCTACACCGACAGCACCGGTACGGCGAACTACAACCAGTCGCTGTCCGAGCGTCGTGCGACATCGGTGCAGGTTGCACTGATCAAGATGGGCGTCGATCCGTCGCGCATCGTGGCCCAGGGTTATGGCAAGGAATACCCGGTGGCGGATAACGGCAGCGTTTCGGGCCGAGCAATGAACCGTCGAGTGGAAGTGACCATTTCCAACGACAACCAGCCAGTAGTGCCGCGTTCGGCCGTGAGTTCGACCGCGCACTGA
- a CDS encoding DUF4398 domain-containing protein: protein MELKTMKTQTSFSHLRGLKLAALAIGTSFVLAGCAGNPPTEQYAVTQSAVNSAVSAGGTEFAAVEMKQAQDKLKQAEIAMHDKKYDEARTLAEQAEWDARVAERKAQAMKAEQAVKDSQKGVQELRQESQRTVQ from the coding sequence ATGGAGTTGAAGACCATGAAGACCCAAACCTCGTTTTCCCACCTGCGCGGTCTGAAACTGGCCGCTCTCGCCATCGGCACCAGCTTCGTGCTGGCCGGTTGCGCCGGCAATCCACCGACCGAGCAATACGCCGTGACTCAATCGGCGGTCAACAGCGCGGTCAGCGCCGGCGGTACCGAATTCGCCGCCGTGGAAATGAAGCAGGCCCAGGACAAGCTCAAACAAGCCGAAATCGCCATGCATGACAAGAAGTATGACGAGGCCCGCACCCTGGCCGAACAGGCCGAGTGGGACGCTCGCGTAGCGGAACGCAAGGCTCAGGCGATGAAAGCCGAACAAGCGGTGAAGGATTCCCAGAAAGGTGTTCAGGAACTGCGTCAGGAAAGTCAGCGCACCGTGCAGTAA
- the ppc gene encoding phosphoenolpyruvate carboxylase: protein MTDIDARLREDVHLLGELLGNTIRDQYGEAFLDKIEQIRKGAKADRRGSMDAELSASLNQLSEDELLPVARAFNQFLNLANIAEQYQLIHRREETHAAPFESRVLPQLLARLRNEGHSAESLARQLARLEIELVLTAHPTEVARRTLIQKYDAIAAQLAAQDHRDLTTAEREQIHNTLQRLIAEAWHTEEIRRTRPTPVDEAKWGFAVIEHSLWQAIPNHMRKADQALFAATGLRLPLEAAPIRFASWMGGDRDGNPNVTAAVTREVLLLARWMAADLYLRDVDHLAAELSMQQASEALKARAGDSAEPYRAVLKQLRERLRATRNWAHASLTATTPAPADVLHNNRDLLDPLELCFNSLHECGMGVIADGPLLDCLRRAVTFGLFLVRLDVRQDSSRHSAAMTEITDYLGLGKYEEWDEEQRISFLTRELQNRRPLLPAHFKPSADTAEVLATCKEIAAAPGASLGSYVISMAGAASDVLAVQLLLKESGVLRPMRVVPLFETLADLDNAGPVIERLLLLPGYRARLQGPQEVMIGYSDSAKDAGTTAAAWAQYRAQERLVEICREQQVELLLFHGRGGTVGRGGGPAHAAILSQPPGSVAGRFRTTEQGEMIRFKFGLPDIAEQNLNLYLAAVLEATLLPPPPPTPEWRHLMDELAADGVAAYRAVVRENPQFVEYFRQSTPEQELGRLPLGSRPAKRRAGGIESLRAIPWIFGWTQTRLMLPAWLGWETALSKALERGEGELLGQMREQWPFFRTRIDMLEMVLAKADADIALSYDERLVESDLLPLGAHLRDLLSQACSVVLGLTGQSQLLAHSPDTLEFIRLRNTYLDPLHLLQAELLARSRQQNVEQGSPVEQALLVSVAGIAAGLRNTG, encoded by the coding sequence ATGACCGATATTGATGCACGCTTGCGCGAAGACGTTCACCTGCTCGGTGAGCTGTTGGGCAACACCATTCGTGACCAGTACGGCGAGGCGTTTCTCGACAAGATCGAGCAGATTCGCAAGGGCGCCAAGGCCGACCGGCGCGGCTCGATGGACGCCGAACTCAGCGCCAGCCTCAATCAATTGAGCGAAGACGAACTGCTGCCGGTGGCGCGGGCCTTCAACCAGTTTCTCAACCTGGCGAACATCGCCGAGCAGTACCAGCTCATCCATCGCCGGGAAGAGACCCATGCCGCGCCGTTCGAGTCCCGCGTGCTGCCGCAACTGCTCGCCCGCCTGCGCAACGAAGGGCACAGCGCCGAATCCCTGGCCCGGCAACTGGCGCGGCTGGAAATCGAACTGGTGCTCACCGCGCACCCGACCGAAGTGGCGCGGCGTACGCTGATCCAGAAGTACGACGCGATTGCCGCGCAACTGGCGGCTCAGGATCACCGCGACCTGACCACCGCTGAGCGCGAGCAGATCCACAACACCCTGCAGCGGCTGATCGCCGAAGCCTGGCACACCGAAGAAATCCGCCGCACCCGGCCGACTCCGGTGGACGAAGCCAAGTGGGGTTTTGCGGTGATCGAGCATTCGCTGTGGCAGGCGATACCCAACCATATGCGCAAGGCCGATCAGGCGCTGTTCGCCGCCACTGGCCTGCGTTTGCCGCTGGAAGCCGCGCCGATCCGCTTTGCTTCGTGGATGGGCGGCGACCGCGACGGTAACCCGAACGTGACGGCTGCCGTGACCCGCGAAGTGCTGTTGCTGGCGCGCTGGATGGCGGCGGATCTGTACCTGCGTGACGTCGATCACCTGGCTGCCGAATTATCGATGCAGCAGGCCAGCGAAGCGCTCAAGGCCCGGGCCGGCGACAGTGCCGAGCCGTATCGTGCGGTGCTCAAGCAATTGCGCGAACGCCTGCGCGCCACGCGCAACTGGGCCCATGCATCCTTGACGGCGACCACCCCGGCGCCTGCCGATGTGCTGCACAACAACCGCGACCTGCTCGATCCGCTGGAACTGTGTTTCAACTCGCTGCATGAATGCGGGATGGGCGTGATCGCTGACGGGCCATTGCTCGATTGCCTGCGTCGGGCCGTGACCTTCGGCCTGTTCCTGGTGCGCCTCGATGTGCGTCAGGATTCGTCCCGCCACAGCGCGGCCATGACCGAAATCACCGATTACCTCGGCCTCGGCAAGTACGAAGAGTGGGACGAAGAACAGCGCATCAGCTTCCTGACTCGCGAACTGCAAAATCGTCGGCCGCTGCTGCCGGCGCATTTCAAACCCTCGGCCGACACCGCCGAAGTGCTCGCCACCTGCAAGGAAATCGCCGCCGCGCCGGGCGCTTCGCTGGGCTCCTACGTGATCTCCATGGCCGGTGCTGCCTCTGATGTGCTGGCGGTGCAATTGCTGCTGAAAGAGTCCGGCGTATTGCGGCCGATGCGTGTGGTGCCGTTGTTCGAAACCCTCGCCGACCTCGATAACGCTGGCCCGGTGATCGAACGCCTGTTGCTGTTGCCGGGTTATCGCGCACGTCTGCAAGGCCCGCAGGAGGTGATGATCGGCTATTCCGACTCGGCCAAGGACGCCGGCACCACGGCGGCGGCGTGGGCGCAGTACCGGGCGCAGGAGCGGCTGGTGGAAATCTGTCGTGAGCAGCAAGTCGAACTGCTGCTGTTCCACGGTCGCGGTGGCACCGTGGGCCGTGGCGGCGGCCCGGCGCACGCGGCGATTCTGTCGCAGCCGCCGGGTTCGGTAGCGGGGCGTTTCCGCACCACCGAACAGGGGGAAATGATTCGATTCAAATTCGGCCTGCCGGACATCGCCGAGCAAAACCTCAATCTGTATCTGGCGGCGGTGCTCGAAGCGACCCTGTTGCCACCGCCGCCACCGACCCCAGAATGGCGGCATCTGATGGACGAACTGGCCGCTGACGGTGTCGCCGCCTACCGCGCAGTGGTGCGGGAAAATCCGCAATTCGTCGAGTATTTCCGCCAGTCGACCCCGGAGCAGGAGCTTGGTCGCTTGCCATTGGGCAGCCGTCCGGCCAAGCGCCGCGCTGGCGGGATCGAAAGTCTGCGGGCGATTCCGTGGATCTTCGGCTGGACTCAGACCCGCCTGATGCTGCCGGCCTGGCTCGGCTGGGAAACCGCATTGAGCAAAGCGCTGGAGCGCGGCGAGGGCGAGTTGCTGGGGCAGATGCGCGAGCAGTGGCCGTTCTTCCGCACACGCATCGACATGCTGGAGATGGTGCTGGCCAAGGCCGACGCCGACATTGCGCTGTCCTACGACGAGCGTCTGGTGGAGTCGGATTTGCTGCCTTTGGGTGCGCACTTACGCGACCTATTGTCGCAGGCGTGTTCCGTCGTCCTCGGCCTGACCGGTCAGTCGCAGCTACTGGCACATAGCCCGGACACCCTGGAATTCATCCGTCTGCGCAACACCTACCTCGACCCGCTGCATCTATTGCAGGCGGAGTTGCTGGCGCGTTCACGGCAGCAGAATGTCGAGCAGGGCAGCCCGGTGGAACAGGCGTTGCTGGTGTCTGTGGCGGGGATTGCCGCCGGTTTGCGAAATACCGGCTAA
- the adk gene encoding adenylate kinase → MRVILLGAPGAGKGTQAKFITEKFGIPQISTGDMLRAAVKAGTELGIKAKSIMDAGGLVSDDLIIALVKDRIAQADCAKGFLFDGFPRTIPQAEALVTAGVELDAVVEIAVEDEEIVQRIAGRRVHEASGRVYHIVYNPPKIAGKDDITGEELVQRKDDTEETVRHRLSVYHSQTKPLVEFYQNLSAKNGGKPKYSHIPGVGSVEAITAKVLEALS, encoded by the coding sequence ATGCGCGTCATTCTGCTGGGAGCTCCCGGGGCCGGTAAAGGTACTCAGGCTAAGTTCATCACCGAGAAATTCGGCATTCCGCAAATCTCCACCGGCGACATGCTGCGTGCTGCGGTCAAGGCCGGCACCGAGCTGGGCATCAAGGCCAAGAGCATCATGGATGCCGGTGGCCTGGTGTCGGATGACCTGATCATCGCGCTGGTCAAGGACCGTATCGCTCAAGCCGATTGCGCCAAGGGTTTCCTGTTCGATGGCTTCCCGCGCACCATTCCTCAGGCTGAAGCGCTGGTGACTGCCGGTGTCGAGCTGGACGCCGTGGTCGAAATCGCCGTTGAAGACGAAGAAATCGTTCAGCGTATCGCCGGTCGTCGCGTTCACGAGGCCAGCGGCCGCGTTTACCACATCGTCTACAACCCGCCGAAAATTGCCGGTAAAGACGACATCACCGGTGAAGAGCTGGTACAGCGCAAGGACGACACCGAAGAAACCGTGCGTCATCGCCTGTCGGTCTACCACTCGCAGACCAAGCCGCTGGTGGAGTTCTACCAGAACCTGTCCGCCAAGAACGGTGGCAAACCGAAGTACAGCCACATCCCTGGCGTCGGTTCGGTTGAAGCGATCACCGCCAAGGTGCTTGAAGCGCTGAGCTGA
- the tsaB gene encoding tRNA (adenosine(37)-N6)-threonylcarbamoyltransferase complex dimerization subunit type 1 TsaB, with translation MSTLLALDTATEACSVALLHDGKVTSHYEVIPRLHAQKLLPMIQQLLADAGTTLQAVDAIAFGRGPGAFTGVRIAIGVVQGLAFALDRPVLPVSNLAVLAQRAYREHGVSQVAAAIDARMDEVYWGCYRETAGEMRLVDAEAVLPPEVAALPDDASGDWFGAGTGWGYGERIAVNLARSDAGMLPHAEDLLTLARFAWERGEAIPADDAQPVYLRDKVATPKAR, from the coding sequence ATGAGCACCTTGCTGGCCCTGGACACCGCGACTGAAGCTTGCTCCGTTGCCTTGCTGCATGACGGCAAGGTCACGAGCCATTACGAGGTGATCCCGCGCCTGCACGCGCAGAAACTGCTGCCGATGATCCAGCAACTGCTGGCCGACGCCGGCACCACCCTGCAAGCGGTGGACGCCATCGCCTTCGGCCGTGGCCCGGGCGCATTCACCGGCGTGCGGATTGCCATCGGCGTGGTGCAAGGCCTGGCGTTTGCGCTGGATCGCCCGGTGTTGCCGGTGTCGAACCTGGCCGTGCTGGCGCAACGGGCTTATCGCGAACACGGCGTGAGCCAGGTCGCGGCGGCCATCGATGCGCGGATGGATGAGGTGTATTGGGGCTGCTACCGCGAGACGGCCGGGGAGATGCGCTTGGTCGACGCCGAGGCGGTGCTGCCGCCGGAAGTCGCCGCGCTGCCGGACGATGCTTCGGGTGACTGGTTCGGTGCCGGCACTGGTTGGGGTTATGGCGAACGCATCGCTGTAAACCTGGCCCGATCCGACGCTGGCATGCTGCCCCACGCCGAAGACCTGCTGACCCTGGCGCGATTCGCCTGGGAGCGCGGCGAAGCGATTCCAGCAGACGACGCCCAGCCGGTTTACCTGCGCGACAAAGTCGCCACCCCGAAAGCCCGCTGA
- a CDS encoding DUF72 domain-containing protein: MDLPYYLGCPSWSENAWREYLYPVDAKTSDFLGLYSQVFNAVEGNTTFYASPSPATVQRWAEVMPAHFRFTAKFPGDISHSGDLRDQLTAAETFLQLLKPLGERVSPMWLQLSKSFTPHRLPELAAFIDALDCPLAVEVRHEQFFAKGESERLLNRLLLDRGVERICLDPRALFSCLSTESSVIHAQSKKPRVPTRPAAFTQFPQVRFIGHPELEANDPFLVPWVAKIAEWIEEGRTPYIFLHTADNLLAAKLAQRFHAHLMQRLPGLRPLPELYREPAAEQLGLL, from the coding sequence ATGGATCTGCCTTACTACCTCGGTTGCCCGTCCTGGAGCGAAAACGCCTGGCGCGAGTATCTGTATCCGGTAGACGCCAAGACCTCCGATTTCCTCGGTCTGTATTCTCAAGTGTTCAACGCCGTGGAAGGCAACACGACCTTCTACGCCAGCCCCTCGCCCGCCACTGTGCAGCGTTGGGCCGAGGTGATGCCGGCGCACTTTCGCTTCACCGCCAAGTTTCCCGGTGACATCAGCCACAGCGGCGACTTGCGCGATCAGCTGACTGCCGCCGAAACCTTCCTCCAGCTACTCAAGCCGCTCGGTGAGCGCGTCTCGCCAATGTGGTTGCAACTGTCGAAAAGCTTCACGCCGCACCGCTTGCCGGAACTCGCCGCATTCATCGATGCGCTGGATTGTCCGCTGGCAGTGGAGGTTCGCCATGAGCAGTTCTTCGCCAAGGGTGAGAGTGAGCGCCTGCTCAATCGCCTGCTGTTGGATCGTGGCGTGGAGCGCATCTGTCTCGATCCGCGCGCCTTGTTCAGTTGCCTGTCCACCGAGTCGTCGGTGATCCACGCCCAATCGAAAAAGCCCCGCGTACCGACGCGGCCGGCAGCGTTCACTCAATTCCCGCAGGTGCGCTTCATCGGCCATCCGGAGCTTGAGGCCAACGATCCGTTCCTGGTGCCGTGGGTGGCGAAGATCGCCGAGTGGATCGAAGAGGGCCGCACGCCGTACATCTTCCTGCACACCGCCGACAACCTCCTCGCGGCGAAGCTGGCGCAACGTTTTCACGCACACCTGATGCAACGTTTGCCTGGCCTGCGACCTTTGCCTGAGCTATACAGAGAACCCGCCGCCGAGCAACTTGGCCTGCTCTGA
- a CDS encoding isocitrate lyase/PEP mutase family protein, with amino-acid sequence MDAQARQQQVRKAEAFKVLHERPGIFVIPNPWDAGSAKMLASLGYQALATTSAGYAFSQSKPDGGLSLDDTLANVRAIVAATDLPVAVDLENGFADAPAESAQSLIRAAEAGAVGGSIEDATGREDSPIYCFEHAVARIEAAVAAVRTLPFPFMLTARAENYLHGNPDINDTIRRLQAFAEAGADVLYAPGLRTAEEVLAVVRAVAPKPVNVLMSGGLKLTVQQLEEMGVKRISTGSALALAALGEFYRAAEEIQQSGTFTFTSRSMPYAKANQLFKG; translated from the coding sequence ATGGACGCCCAAGCCCGTCAACAACAAGTCCGTAAAGCCGAAGCCTTCAAAGTCCTGCACGAACGCCCGGGGATTTTCGTGATTCCCAATCCGTGGGATGCCGGTTCCGCGAAGATGCTCGCCAGTCTCGGCTATCAGGCGCTGGCGACCACCAGCGCCGGCTATGCGTTTTCCCAAAGCAAGCCCGATGGTGGCCTGAGTCTCGACGATACGCTGGCCAATGTCCGGGCGATTGTCGCTGCCACCGATCTGCCGGTGGCGGTGGATCTGGAAAACGGCTTCGCCGACGCCCCGGCCGAATCGGCGCAGAGTCTGATCCGCGCAGCCGAGGCGGGCGCCGTGGGTGGTTCGATCGAAGATGCCACCGGCCGGGAAGATTCGCCGATCTACTGCTTCGAACACGCCGTGGCGCGGATCGAAGCCGCCGTCGCTGCCGTGCGCACCTTGCCGTTTCCGTTCATGCTGACTGCCCGTGCGGAAAACTACCTGCACGGCAATCCCGATATCAACGACACCATCCGCCGCTTGCAGGCCTTTGCCGAAGCCGGCGCCGACGTGCTGTACGCGCCGGGCCTGCGCACCGCTGAAGAAGTTCTGGCGGTGGTGCGCGCGGTGGCGCCGAAACCGGTCAATGTGTTGATGTCCGGCGGTTTGAAGCTGACCGTGCAGCAGCTCGAAGAAATGGGTGTGAAGCGGATCAGCACCGGGTCGGCGCTGGCACTGGCGGCGTTGGGTGAGTTTTACCGCGCGGCGGAAGAGATCCAGCAGTCCGGCACGTTCACTTTCACCTCCCGTTCGATGCCGTACGCCAAGGCCAATCAATTGTTCAAGGGATGA
- a CDS encoding extensin-like domain-containing protein: MGRWTLLTVLLIIGGSLIGVWRGWLDVPPQWNPWAPLDVKATPNWLTGYKLMRMRSDPALCEQALGSSGLRVSPQADSPDAKCPLIGALRVQGGEVGLSSSFLASCPLAVAFAMFERHTLQPAAQQAYGQSVARVDHLGSFACRNVYNRENGALSRHASADALDIAGFRLADGRAISVLKDWPKQNQDAQFLRQVRDGACEAFSVVLSPDYNAAHRNHFHVDVGRWSVCR, translated from the coding sequence ATGGGGCGCTGGACGCTGTTGACCGTGCTGCTGATCATCGGTGGCAGCCTGATCGGCGTCTGGCGCGGTTGGCTCGATGTGCCGCCGCAGTGGAACCCGTGGGCGCCATTGGACGTGAAGGCGACGCCCAACTGGCTCACGGGCTACAAATTGATGCGCATGCGCAGCGATCCGGCCTTGTGCGAGCAGGCGCTGGGCAGCTCCGGCCTGCGGGTTTCGCCACAGGCTGACAGTCCCGATGCCAAATGCCCGCTGATCGGCGCTTTGCGCGTGCAGGGCGGCGAGGTGGGGCTCAGCAGCAGCTTTCTCGCCAGTTGCCCGTTGGCCGTGGCGTTCGCGATGTTCGAGCGCCATACGCTGCAACCGGCGGCGCAGCAGGCCTACGGTCAATCGGTGGCGCGGGTCGATCACCTCGGCAGCTTCGCCTGCCGCAACGTCTACAACCGCGAGAACGGTGCGCTCAGCCGCCATGCCAGCGCCGATGCGCTCGACATCGCCGGCTTCCGCCTGGCGGATGGTCGCGCGATCAGCGTGCTCAAGGACTGGCCGAAGCAAAATCAGGACGCGCAGTTTCTACGTCAGGTGCGCGACGGTGCCTGCGAGGCGTTCAGTGTGGTGTTGAGTCCGGATTACAACGCGGCCCATCGCAATCACTTTCATGTCGATGTCGGGCGCTGGAGCGTGTGTCGCTGA
- a CDS encoding energy transducer TonB, translating to MSGILPTSIGYISPTGDFSRHNTQALGGVSHLWQDFFAQALAEQSSDVVPACGTFPPVDLESPEEPTVGSELHAHIISQRECDVVETEVRPPEPLFLPIAEIDMTLAEPYPPFPAEEIKTQQKQQDFDSSWVRPVVINNGQPIPEPGPAPQKKPLYLPIAEFDLDLLQPYPPFPPEEIVEQQKALDFDNGWVRPIVQQNLRIAA from the coding sequence ATGTCAGGCATTCTTCCCACATCGATTGGCTACATTTCGCCCACAGGCGACTTCAGCCGTCATAACACTCAAGCATTGGGCGGCGTCAGCCACCTTTGGCAGGATTTCTTTGCCCAGGCACTGGCCGAACAATCGAGTGATGTGGTGCCGGCCTGCGGCACTTTCCCGCCGGTTGATCTGGAAAGTCCTGAAGAGCCGACCGTCGGCAGCGAACTGCACGCGCACATCATCAGCCAGCGTGAATGCGATGTGGTTGAAACCGAGGTGCGTCCGCCGGAGCCGCTGTTCCTGCCGATCGCCGAAATCGACATGACACTGGCCGAGCCGTACCCGCCGTTCCCGGCAGAAGAAATCAAGACTCAGCAAAAGCAGCAGGATTTCGACAGCAGTTGGGTTCGTCCGGTCGTGATCAACAACGGCCAGCCGATTCCGGAACCGGGCCCTGCCCCGCAGAAAAAGCCGCTGTACCTGCCGATTGCCGAGTTCGACCTGGATCTGCTGCAGCCTTACCCGCCGTTCCCGCCGGAAGAAATCGTCGAGCAGCAGAAAGCTCTGGACTTCGATAACGGCTGGGTGCGCCCGATCGTTCAGCAGAACCTGCGCATCGCCGCCTGA
- a CDS encoding class I SAM-dependent methyltransferase, whose amino-acid sequence MIEQPAACRIHVEALGPAFEAQAEQWAQRLNLPLQVADGEFALQVGEQGLQLQQLGPDAPGPVRVDFVEGGAAHRRLYGGGSGQMIAKAVGIAQGVRPRVLDATAGLGKDAFVLASLGCEMSLIERQPLIGALLEDGLARAAEDFDVAPIVARMKLLKGNSIEVMRNWEGEPPQVIYLDPMFPHREKTALVKKEMRLFRPLVGDDPDAPALLEAALALATHRVVVKRPRKAPCIEGPKPSHALDGKSSRYDIYPKKALKA is encoded by the coding sequence ATGATTGAGCAACCTGCGGCCTGCCGCATCCATGTCGAGGCCCTCGGCCCGGCGTTCGAAGCGCAGGCCGAGCAGTGGGCGCAGCGCCTGAACCTGCCGTTGCAGGTGGCTGACGGCGAGTTTGCCTTGCAGGTCGGCGAGCAGGGTTTGCAGCTGCAACAGCTGGGGCCGGATGCGCCGGGGCCAGTGCGGGTCGACTTCGTCGAGGGTGGCGCGGCCCATCGTCGGTTGTACGGCGGTGGCAGCGGGCAGATGATCGCCAAGGCGGTCGGCATCGCCCAGGGCGTGCGTCCACGGGTGCTGGATGCCACGGCAGGGCTGGGCAAGGATGCGTTCGTGCTGGCGAGTCTCGGTTGCGAGATGAGCCTGATCGAGCGTCAGCCATTGATCGGCGCGTTGCTGGAGGATGGTCTGGCCCGAGCGGCGGAAGACTTCGACGTGGCGCCGATCGTGGCGCGGATGAAGCTGCTCAAGGGCAACTCCATCGAGGTGATGCGCAATTGGGAAGGCGAGCCGCCGCAGGTGATCTACCTCGACCCGATGTTCCCGCATCGTGAGAAAACCGCGCTGGTGAAGAAGGAAATGCGCCTGTTCCGCCCGCTGGTAGGCGATGATCCGGATGCGCCGGCCTTGCTGGAAGCGGCGTTGGCGCTGGCCACGCACCGGGTGGTGGTCAAGCGCCCGCGCAAGGCGCCGTGCATCGAAGGGCCGAAGCCGAGCCATGCGCTGGATGGCAAATCCAGCCGCTATGACATCTACCCGAAGAAAGCGCTCAAGGCCTGA
- a CDS encoding TetR/AcrR family transcriptional regulator — MSNNLSTPNGPGRPKDPAKRQAILEAAKILFLSHGYANTSMDAVAAEAGVSKLTVYSHFNDKETLFSAAVVAKCEEQLPPLFFELPDGIAVENVLLNIARGFHQLINSDESVNLHRLIMALGSQDPKLSLIFFEAGPQRMVQGMERLLRRIHETGVLSIDNPHNAAEHFFCLIKGAGNFRLLYGCGEPLTGEAAESHVQEVVGLFMRAYRP, encoded by the coding sequence ATGTCGAACAATCTTTCCACTCCAAACGGCCCGGGCCGACCGAAGGATCCGGCCAAGCGCCAGGCGATTCTCGAGGCGGCGAAAATCCTGTTCCTGAGTCATGGCTACGCCAACACCAGCATGGACGCCGTGGCCGCCGAGGCTGGCGTGTCGAAGCTGACGGTCTACAGCCATTTCAACGACAAGGAGACGCTGTTCTCCGCCGCCGTGGTGGCCAAATGCGAGGAGCAATTGCCGCCGCTGTTCTTCGAATTGCCCGACGGCATCGCGGTGGAAAATGTGTTGCTGAACATTGCGCGAGGCTTTCACCAGCTGATCAACAGCGATGAATCGGTGAACCTGCATCGCCTGATCATGGCGCTGGGCAGTCAGGATCCGAAGCTGTCTTTGATCTTCTTCGAGGCCGGCCCCCAGCGCATGGTGCAAGGCATGGAACGTTTGCTGCGGCGGATTCACGAAACCGGCGTGCTGAGCATCGACAACCCGCACAACGCCGCCGAGCACTTCTTTTGCCTGATCAAGGGCGCGGGGAATTTCCGGCTGTTATACGGCTGCGGTGAGCCGCTGACCGGCGAGGCGGCGGAAAGTCATGTGCAGGAAGTGGTCGGACTGTTCATGCGGGCCTATCGACCCTGA